Proteins from a genomic interval of Rhizobium etli CFN 42:
- a CDS encoding calcium:proton antiporter has translation MGIASRLKEEKFLITALVVVVTAYLLEHTVMEMGRGLALIAAAGLVATIVLASIRVAHHAELLAVKVGDPYGTMILTLSALTVEVIILAIMMSGESSSTLVRDTIYSALMFDINGILGLAALLGGLKHGEQPYNDNSGKTYGVMILTAMGISMIVPEFVPRDKWHYYSAFTIVAMIALYGLFLRMQVGQHSYFFSYSYPRSERKKESHDGHDADGPAAVSIATILVGVVIIGLLAEFMSAFMTEGLRDSGAPIAVTAVVVAAISAAPEILTALRAALKNRMQAAVNIAMGASLSTVILTVPVMEAIALYTGQPFIMAMTPVQTVMVTITLIAAAINLNDGETNAIEGMTHFILFATFVMLTALGL, from the coding sequence TTGGGCATCGCATCACGCCTTAAAGAGGAGAAGTTTCTGATCACTGCACTCGTCGTCGTCGTGACCGCTTATCTTCTGGAGCATACGGTCATGGAGATGGGGCGCGGTCTGGCGCTCATCGCCGCCGCAGGACTCGTCGCCACCATCGTACTCGCTTCGATCCGCGTCGCCCATCATGCCGAACTGCTCGCAGTCAAGGTCGGCGATCCCTACGGCACGATGATCCTGACACTTTCGGCTCTCACCGTCGAAGTCATCATTCTCGCCATCATGATGAGCGGCGAGAGCTCTTCGACGCTGGTGCGCGACACGATCTATTCGGCCCTGATGTTCGATATCAACGGCATTCTCGGCCTCGCTGCCCTTTTGGGGGGCCTGAAGCACGGGGAGCAGCCCTACAACGACAATTCGGGCAAGACCTATGGCGTGATGATCCTCACCGCCATGGGCATTTCGATGATCGTGCCGGAATTCGTGCCGCGAGATAAATGGCATTATTATTCCGCCTTCACCATCGTCGCGATGATTGCGCTTTACGGCCTCTTCCTGCGCATGCAGGTCGGCCAGCACAGCTATTTTTTCAGCTATAGCTATCCGCGCTCCGAGCGAAAGAAGGAAAGTCACGACGGACACGACGCTGACGGACCGGCCGCCGTCTCGATTGCCACCATTCTCGTCGGCGTCGTTATCATCGGCCTGCTGGCGGAATTCATGTCGGCCTTCATGACCGAAGGCTTGCGCGACAGCGGCGCGCCAATCGCGGTGACCGCTGTCGTCGTCGCGGCTATTTCCGCCGCTCCCGAAATCCTGACCGCCTTGCGGGCGGCGCTCAAGAACCGAATGCAGGCGGCCGTCAACATCGCCATGGGCGCCTCGCTATCGACGGTGATCCTGACTGTGCCCGTGATGGAGGCGATCGCACTGTATACCGGCCAGCCCTTCATCATGGCGATGACGCCGGTGCAGACGGTGATGGTGACGATCACCTTGATTGCCGCCGCGATCAACCTCAACGACGGCGAGACAAACGCCATTGAGGGTATGACGCATTTCATCCTCTTCGCCACCTTCGTCATGCTGACGGCGCTGGGGCTCTGA
- a CDS encoding NAD(P)H-binding protein, with amino-acid sequence MNGETKITALVLGATGGIGGAIARKLLARGWRIRALSRDAAKASKNEPAFEWVQGDAMNAGDVLKAAEGVGLIVHAVNPPGYRDWERLVLPMFDNTIAAARVVGARIVLPGNVYNFGPDALQSPTEESPQHPITKKGAIRVEMEKRLKAASLSGTGAIIVRAGDFFGPGATANSWFSSGLVTPGKPVGTIKNPGRRGVGHQWTYLADMAETVAQLIEGADRLPPFALYHMDGFWDADGMQMAEAIKRVAGGKAKIGRFPWWIVPLAAPFIPLMREINEMRYLWKVPLRMNNAKLVAELGKEPQTPIDEAVRATLVALGCLPEAHRNTAAVFIAHSPVSPS; translated from the coding sequence ATGAATGGAGAGACGAAGATCACGGCACTGGTTCTCGGCGCGACCGGCGGCATCGGTGGCGCGATCGCGCGCAAGCTTCTGGCGCGCGGATGGCGCATCCGGGCGCTTAGCCGTGACGCCGCCAAGGCGTCGAAGAACGAGCCGGCATTCGAATGGGTGCAAGGTGATGCAATGAATGCCGGCGACGTGCTGAAGGCGGCTGAAGGTGTTGGCCTGATTGTCCACGCGGTCAATCCGCCGGGCTATCGCGATTGGGAAAGGCTGGTGCTGCCGATGTTCGACAATACGATCGCTGCCGCTCGCGTCGTCGGTGCCCGCATCGTGCTGCCGGGCAACGTTTATAATTTCGGTCCCGATGCCCTGCAGTCGCCGACGGAGGAAAGTCCGCAGCATCCCATTACAAAGAAGGGAGCGATCCGCGTCGAGATGGAGAAGCGGCTGAAGGCGGCTTCGCTATCCGGCACTGGCGCGATCATCGTCCGGGCCGGCGATTTCTTCGGTCCGGGCGCAACGGCCAATAGCTGGTTCTCATCGGGGTTGGTGACGCCGGGCAAGCCGGTCGGCACCATCAAGAATCCGGGGCGGCGCGGCGTCGGCCATCAATGGACCTATCTGGCCGACATGGCGGAAACCGTCGCCCAGCTCATCGAGGGGGCCGATCGGCTGCCGCCTTTTGCCCTCTATCATATGGATGGCTTCTGGGATGCCGATGGCATGCAGATGGCAGAAGCGATCAAGCGTGTCGCCGGCGGCAAGGCAAAGATCGGGCGGTTTCCCTGGTGGATCGTGCCGCTCGCCGCACCCTTCATTCCCTTGATGCGGGAGATCAACGAGATGCGCTATCTCTGGAAAGTGCCGCTCAGGATGAACAACGCCAAGCTTGTGGCCGAACTCGGCAAGGAGCCGCAGACACCGATCGACGAGGCGGTGAGAGCCACACTCGTGGCGCTCGGCTGCTTGCCTGAAGCGCATCGTAACACGGCGGCCGTCTTCATCGCCCATTCGCCGGTCTCCCCTAGCTAG
- a CDS encoding DUF2188 domain-containing protein, whose product MIKVVYEVVPHDGGWAYRLGGVYSEAFPTHAEALEAARIVAAEQQVGGDSAEISWQDENGKWHEEYAEGGDRPETEVVDGLWQERSAGASPSAGH is encoded by the coding sequence ATGATCAAGGTGGTCTATGAAGTCGTGCCGCATGACGGCGGTTGGGCCTACAGGCTGGGAGGCGTCTATTCCGAGGCATTCCCGACCCATGCCGAGGCGCTCGAAGCTGCGCGCATCGTCGCGGCCGAACAGCAGGTCGGGGGCGATTCCGCCGAGATCAGCTGGCAGGACGAAAACGGCAAATGGCATGAGGAATATGCCGAAGGCGGTGACCGGCCGGAAACCGAGGTGGTCGATGGCTTGTGGCAGGAGCGATCGGCTGGAGCCTCGCCGAGTGCTGGACATTAA
- a CDS encoding glycosyltransferase family protein: MEQKTVRIFVGFDPKEVVAYHVLVQSIIEKSSIPVEFSLIALSNLGGIFTRERNALQSTEFSFSRFLTPYLSGYEGWSIFMDCDMLMRADIAELWALRDERYAVMCVKHDYQPKIDTKFLGQVQTKYEKKNWSSFILFNNDECRALTPDYVNTAAGLQLHQFKWLENEDLIGELPVTWNYLVNEYDYREDAKNVHFTDGGPYFEEYKNDDYAEEWFAARERLLFAQQPA; the protein is encoded by the coding sequence ATGGAACAAAAGACCGTCCGAATTTTCGTGGGATTCGATCCCAAGGAAGTGGTCGCCTACCACGTTCTCGTGCAGAGCATCATCGAGAAGTCGTCGATCCCGGTCGAGTTCTCGCTCATTGCGCTCTCCAATCTTGGCGGGATTTTCACCCGCGAGCGCAACGCGCTGCAATCAACGGAGTTTTCCTTCTCGCGTTTCCTGACGCCCTATCTCAGCGGTTACGAGGGCTGGAGCATCTTCATGGATTGCGACATGCTGATGCGTGCGGATATCGCCGAGCTTTGGGCATTGCGCGACGAGCGTTACGCCGTCATGTGCGTCAAACACGATTACCAGCCGAAGATCGACACCAAGTTCCTCGGCCAGGTACAGACCAAATACGAAAAGAAGAATTGGTCGAGCTTCATCCTCTTCAACAATGACGAATGCCGCGCGCTGACGCCTGATTACGTCAATACCGCCGCCGGGCTGCAACTCCATCAGTTCAAATGGCTGGAAAATGAAGACCTCATCGGCGAATTGCCGGTGACGTGGAATTACCTCGTCAATGAATACGACTACCGCGAAGACGCCAAGAACGTCCACTTCACCGATGGCGGGCCGTATTTCGAGGAATATAAGAACGACGATTACGCCGAGGAATGGTTCGCAGCCCGCGAACGCCTGCTCTTCGCCCAACAGCCCGCCTAA
- a CDS encoding LysR family transcriptional regulator, which yields MTLEPSWDFYRSFLTVLQRGSLSAAARELGLTQPTIGRHVDALEQAIGVELFIRSPNGLVPTDAAQALKPYAETLAATAAALLRTASGERERVAGTVRLSASEVVAVEVLPRILGPLQEAYPELHIELSASDAIEDLVNREADIAVRMAEPQQDALIVRCIGDIPIAFHAHRRYLERHGIPQTMADLVNHRLIGFDRQTAYVRMVMKRYPAPEGIKFSYRTDSNLAQLSAIRAGVGIGLCQIGLARENPDLVHVLPDAFEIPLGTWVVMHESLRTSPRCRVTFDALVKGLRDYVIPPARKRKSRSIFDENHG from the coding sequence ATGACACTTGAACCAAGCTGGGATTTCTACCGCAGTTTCCTGACCGTGCTCCAGCGGGGGTCGCTTTCGGCGGCCGCACGCGAACTGGGGCTGACCCAGCCGACCATTGGCCGCCATGTCGATGCTCTGGAACAGGCGATCGGCGTCGAGCTCTTCATCCGGTCGCCGAACGGCCTCGTGCCGACCGACGCCGCACAGGCGCTGAAACCCTATGCCGAAACGCTGGCGGCAACCGCCGCCGCTCTTTTGCGCACGGCATCCGGCGAGCGAGAGAGGGTAGCCGGAACGGTAAGGCTCAGCGCCAGCGAGGTTGTCGCCGTCGAAGTCCTGCCTCGGATTCTCGGGCCCCTGCAGGAAGCCTATCCCGAACTCCACATCGAGCTCTCGGCATCCGATGCGATCGAAGATCTGGTAAATCGCGAGGCCGATATCGCCGTACGCATGGCCGAGCCGCAGCAGGATGCCCTCATCGTACGCTGCATCGGCGACATCCCGATCGCCTTCCACGCCCACCGCCGCTATCTCGAACGGCACGGCATTCCGCAAACCATGGCAGACCTCGTCAACCACCGGCTCATCGGCTTCGACCGGCAGACGGCCTACGTCCGCATGGTGATGAAGCGCTATCCGGCGCCCGAAGGCATCAAATTCTCCTACAGGACCGACAGCAATCTTGCCCAGCTCTCCGCAATCCGCGCCGGCGTCGGCATTGGTCTCTGCCAGATCGGACTGGCACGAGAAAACCCCGACCTCGTGCATGTCCTGCCCGATGCGTTCGAGATTCCGCTCGGCACATGGGTGGTCATGCACGAAAGCCTGAGGACCTCACCGCGCTGCCGCGTCACTTTCGACGCGCTGGTCAAGGGGCTCCGGGATTACGTCATTCCACCGGCGCGCAAGCGGAAATCGAGATCGATTTTCGATGAAAATCATGGGTAA
- a CDS encoding glycosyltransferase family 8 protein, whose translation MQQSAVIVCSDVNMLPAACCTLLSVKRNLTNADVEFLLLGIDLKPHEVAEVENFGRLHGMAIRVLPYETPDTGLQARGRWSAATLARLYMDRDIPDHIERLLYLDADVLAVAPVDELFTLDFQGKALAAVDDYVMAFPEKSGARQRKIGMGEGGRYFNAGVLLFDWSACRARGLFPRTREIFKERSHLFENNDQDALNVTFDGDWLVLDPRWNTQTGLLPFVDRPAIFHFTGRKKPWQANVPWVHRRMANRYADDLRNTPWASFCRQPSRTDRVAGFLSHVGKQIGGLTRLARMRAYFSNS comes from the coding sequence TTGCAGCAGAGTGCCGTCATTGTATGTTCTGACGTTAACATGCTGCCGGCCGCCTGCTGCACTCTGCTTTCCGTCAAGCGCAATCTTACGAATGCTGATGTAGAGTTCCTGCTTCTCGGCATCGACCTCAAGCCGCACGAGGTCGCCGAGGTCGAAAATTTTGGGCGGCTTCATGGTATGGCGATCAGGGTATTGCCCTATGAGACGCCAGATACCGGCCTCCAGGCGCGGGGCCGCTGGTCCGCCGCCACGCTGGCGCGGCTCTATATGGATCGGGATATACCAGACCATATCGAGCGCCTGCTTTACCTCGATGCCGACGTGCTGGCGGTTGCGCCCGTCGATGAACTCTTCACTCTTGATTTTCAAGGCAAGGCGCTTGCCGCCGTCGACGACTATGTCATGGCCTTTCCCGAGAAATCAGGCGCGCGCCAGCGCAAGATCGGCATGGGCGAGGGCGGCCGCTACTTCAATGCCGGCGTATTGCTGTTTGACTGGTCGGCTTGCCGAGCGAGGGGGCTCTTCCCCAGAACCCGGGAAATCTTCAAGGAGCGATCGCACCTGTTCGAGAACAACGACCAGGATGCGCTGAACGTCACTTTCGACGGTGACTGGCTGGTGCTCGATCCGCGCTGGAATACGCAGACGGGCCTGTTGCCTTTCGTCGATCGGCCGGCCATCTTTCATTTTACCGGCCGCAAGAAGCCGTGGCAGGCGAACGTTCCCTGGGTGCACCGGCGGATGGCCAATCGTTATGCCGATGATCTTCGCAACACACCCTGGGCGTCTTTCTGCAGGCAACCCTCGAGAACGGACCGAGTGGCGGGCTTCCTCTCGCATGTGGGAAAGCAGATCGGCGGCCTGACGCGGCTTGCCCGGATGCGCGCCTATTTCAGCAACAGCTAG
- a CDS encoding GrpB family protein, which produces MTMHKPVELVSYDREWPEAFQRIRANLLALLPQALAIDHVGSTAIPDMTAKPLIDIDIVLPGLEHIESATQVLLSQDYEPRGNRYDDEVWAFLSRDSVPAERVYLCPAGNGTHGNRLAFRDYLIAHPEAAADYAALKRRLAAEFRTDGDRYTAEKREFVDTIVTRALRG; this is translated from the coding sequence ATAACGATGCACAAGCCGGTTGAACTCGTGAGCTATGACAGGGAATGGCCGGAAGCCTTCCAGCGCATCCGAGCCAATCTGTTGGCCTTGCTACCGCAGGCGCTCGCCATCGATCACGTCGGCAGCACCGCCATACCTGATATGACCGCCAAGCCGCTTATCGATATCGACATCGTTCTTCCTGGTCTCGAGCATATCGAGAGTGCGACACAGGTGCTTCTCTCGCAAGACTACGAGCCGCGCGGCAACCGCTATGACGACGAGGTTTGGGCATTTTTGTCGAGAGATTCGGTGCCGGCCGAACGGGTCTACCTTTGCCCGGCCGGCAACGGCACGCATGGAAACAGGCTGGCTTTCCGGGATTATCTCATCGCGCATCCCGAGGCGGCGGCCGATTATGCCGCGCTGAAACGCAGGCTGGCAGCTGAATTCCGAACGGACGGCGATCGCTATACCGCTGAGAAGCGCGAATTTGTCGATACGATCGTCACGCGGGCATTGAGGGGCTAG
- a CDS encoding dihydroxyacetone kinase subunit DhaK, protein MSQFLNSKENAVTEAIDGLLAASGGALSRLDGYPHIRVVVRSDWDRSKVAIVSGGGSGHEPAHAGFVGKGMLTAAVCGDVFASPSVDAILAGILAVTGPAGCLLIVKNYTGDRLNFGLAAERARAFGLNVSMVIVDDDIALPDLPQSRGVAGTLFVHKIAGALAESGADLDAVTKAARRVIENTSSIGMSLDTCTVPGSPKENRIPDGHAELGLGIHGEAGVEQVEYSGAKGAVAAMVERLAQSMDDRSHVVLVNNLGGTSVLEMSVVVHELLQSAVAGKISHIIGPAPMMTSLDMQGFSISVFPAGKAELELLSKPVELAAWPGVTAVKPVAVLSLPDGLTPIAPLASRHEPTRQFLTDCCNLLIAAERDLNALDAKSGDGDTGSTLAGAARALIEALDRLPLSDHTQLFRAMGQELSQTMGGSSGVLLAIFFAAAGDGASSGLTIREALKAGLSRMQEIGGARLGDRTMVDALSPALDALDVGFTAAAEAARAGADLTATLVHAKAGRAAYINAKQLEGHTDPGAEAVARLFEFLALRPDGAGERPDGQAIGLRVTG, encoded by the coding sequence ATGTCACAGTTCCTCAACAGCAAGGAAAACGCGGTCACTGAAGCAATCGACGGCCTTCTGGCCGCATCTGGTGGCGCGCTCAGCCGTCTTGACGGATATCCGCATATTCGCGTCGTCGTCCGTTCGGACTGGGACAGGAGCAAGGTTGCGATCGTCTCCGGCGGCGGTTCGGGACATGAACCCGCTCACGCTGGCTTCGTCGGCAAAGGGATGCTCACCGCAGCCGTATGCGGCGATGTCTTTGCCTCCCCGAGCGTGGACGCGATCCTTGCCGGCATCCTGGCCGTCACCGGACCGGCCGGCTGCCTGCTCATCGTCAAGAACTATACCGGCGACCGCCTCAATTTTGGTCTCGCAGCCGAGCGCGCACGCGCCTTTGGCTTGAACGTCAGCATGGTCATCGTGGACGATGACATCGCGCTGCCGGATCTTCCGCAATCCCGCGGCGTGGCGGGAACCCTGTTCGTTCACAAGATCGCGGGTGCGCTCGCCGAGAGCGGCGCCGACCTCGATGCGGTGACCAAAGCCGCGCGCCGGGTGATCGAAAACACCAGCTCGATCGGGATGTCGCTCGATACGTGCACGGTGCCTGGCTCTCCGAAGGAGAACCGAATTCCTGACGGCCATGCCGAGCTCGGTCTCGGCATTCACGGTGAAGCCGGTGTCGAGCAGGTCGAATATTCCGGTGCGAAGGGCGCGGTCGCCGCAATGGTCGAGCGTCTCGCGCAATCGATGGACGATCGATCTCACGTCGTCCTCGTGAACAACCTCGGCGGCACGTCGGTTCTGGAAATGTCGGTCGTCGTTCACGAACTTCTCCAATCGGCCGTCGCGGGCAAGATTTCACACATCATCGGACCGGCGCCCATGATGACGTCGCTCGACATGCAGGGATTTTCGATCTCGGTCTTCCCGGCCGGCAAAGCGGAACTGGAGCTGCTGTCCAAACCCGTTGAACTTGCCGCTTGGCCCGGCGTGACCGCAGTCAAGCCCGTTGCGGTGCTTTCGCTGCCGGACGGACTGACGCCGATCGCCCCGCTCGCATCAAGGCACGAACCCACGCGCCAGTTCCTGACGGATTGCTGCAATCTGCTCATCGCGGCGGAGAGGGATCTGAATGCGCTTGATGCGAAGTCAGGCGACGGCGATACCGGTTCGACTTTGGCAGGTGCCGCCCGCGCGCTGATTGAGGCACTTGATCGCCTCCCCCTCTCCGATCACACGCAGCTCTTCCGGGCCATGGGGCAGGAACTCAGCCAGACCATGGGCGGCTCCTCGGGTGTGCTTCTCGCGATCTTCTTTGCCGCGGCCGGCGATGGCGCATCGAGCGGGCTGACCATTCGCGAAGCCCTGAAGGCGGGCCTCTCCCGAATGCAGGAGATCGGCGGCGCGCGTCTGGGCGACCGGACGATGGTTGATGCTCTCTCGCCCGCCTTGGATGCGCTCGATGTAGGATTTACCGCGGCTGCAGAAGCAGCGCGCGCCGGCGCGGACCTAACCGCTACGCTCGTTCATGCCAAGGCCGGACGCGCTGCATATATCAACGCCAAGCAGCTCGAAGGCCATACTGATCCCGGTGCGGAAGCGGTAGCCCGGCTCTTCGAATTCCTGGCTCTTCGTCCCGATGGGGCCGGAGAACGCCCGGATGGTCAGGCGATCGGCCTGCGCGTCACGGGTTGA